In the Nothobranchius furzeri strain GRZ-AD chromosome 15, NfurGRZ-RIMD1, whole genome shotgun sequence genome, one interval contains:
- the acvr1ba gene encoding activin A receptor type 1Ba isoform X1 translates to MALKQIALTLLALSGLAAVGDALRCNCTTCEKTGYECETDGACMASTFMVGLKEERVRVCINQVDLVPAGHPIYCLSAEGFSNTHCCYEDYCNSIDLQVQVPTNSGGVGSETGSMWGPVELMAIIAGPVFLLCVLLVVGVFFFHHHQRAYSHRQRLEVEDPSCDHLYLAKDKTLQDLIFDMSTSGSGSGLPLFVQRTVARTIVLQEIIGKGRFGEVWRGKWRGGDVAVKIFSSREERSWFREAEIYQTIMLRHENILGFIAADNKDNGTWTQLWLVSDYHEHGSLFDYLNRYSVTIEGMIKLALSAASGLAHLHMEILGTQGKPGIAHRDLKSKNILVKKNGTCAIADLGLAVRHESITDTIDIAPNQRVGTKRYMAPEVLDETINMKHFDSFKCADIYALGLVYWEIARRCNTGGKTEKAFDVWKNRNMQSEAYFCFFVFCPAGIHEEYQLPYYDLVPSDPSIEDMRKVVCDQKLRPNVPNWWQSYESLRVMGKIMRECWYASGAARLTALRIKKTLSQLGVEEDVKM, encoded by the exons CTTTACGTTGCAACTGCACAACCTGCGAGAAGACGGGCTATGAGTGTGAGACGGACGGAGCCTGCATGGCCTCAACCTTCATGGTTGGTCTGAAGGAGGAGCGCGTGCGCGTCTGCATCAACCAGGTGGACCTGGTTCCTGCTGGACACCCCATCTACTGTCTCAGTGCTGAAGGCTTCTCCAACACCCACTGCTGCTATGAAGATTACTGCAACAGTATTGACCTGCAAGTTCAAG TACCAACAAATAGTGGTGGGGTAGGGTCGGAAACAGGAAGCATGTGGGGGCCGGTGGAGCTGATGGCGATCATTGCAGGACCCGTGTTCCTGCTGTGTGTGTTGCTGGTGGTTGGCGTGTTCTTTTTTCACCACCACCAGAGAGCCTACAGCCACAGACAGAGGCTGGAGGTGGAGGACCCTTCCTGTGACCACCTCTATCTGGCCAAGGACAAGACCCTCCAGGACCTTATTTTTGACATGTCCACTTCTGGATCAGGCTCTG GACTGCCTCTGTTTGTTCAGCGGACAGTAGCCAGGACCATCGTGCTCCAGGAGATCATAGGAAAGGGTCGTTTCGGGGAGGTGTGGAGAGGGAagtggagaggaggagatgtaGCAGTGAAGATTTTCTCATCCAGAGAGGAGCGCTCCTGGTTCCGAGAGGCTGAAATCTACCAGACAATCATGCTTCGGCACGAAAACATTCTAGGATTCATTGCAGCGGACAATAAAG ATAATGGCACATGGACGCAGCTGTGGCTGGTGTCGGACTATCATGAGCATGGCTCTCTTTTTGATTACCTGAACCGCTACTCTGTCACCATCGAGGGGATGATCAAACTTGCACTTTCAGCTGCAAGCGGACTGGCACACCTGCACATGGAGATCCTCGGCACTCAGG GTAAGCCAGGAATTGCACATCGAGACCTCAAGTCTAAAAATATCCTGGTTAAGAAGAATGGGACGTGTGCTATCGCCGACCTCGGACTGGCAGTCCGCCACGAGTCCATCACAGACACAATCGATATAGCACCAAACCAGCGTGTGGGCACTAAGAG GTATATGGCTCCAGAAGTCCTGGATGAAACCATCAACATGAAACATTTTGACTCCTTTAAGTGTGCAGACATTTACGCGCTGGGCCTGGTGTACTGGGAGATTGCACGCCGCTGCAACACGGGAGGTAAAACAGAAAAAGCATTTGACGTTTGGAAGAACAGAAACATGCAATCAGAGGCTTATTTctgcttttttgttttttgccCTGCAGGTATTCACGAGGAGTACCAGCTGCCCTACTATGACCTCGTGCCCTCTGACCCCTCCATAGAAGACATGAGGAAGGTGGTTTGTGACCAGAAACTGAGGCCCAACGTGCCGAACTGGTGGCAGAGCTATGAG TCGCTGCGTGTGATGGGGAAGATCATGAGGGAGTGTTGGTACGCCAGCGGAGCGGCCAGACTGACGGCTCTGCGCATCAAGAAGACTCTGTCCCAGCTCGGCGTGGAGGAGGATGTGAAGATGTGA
- the acvr1ba gene encoding activin A receptor type 1Ba isoform X2 translates to MALKQIALTLLALSGLAAVGDALRCNCTTCEKTGYECETDGACMASTFMVGLKEERVRVCINQVDLVPAGHPIYCLSAEGFSNTHCCYEDYCNSIDLQVQVPTNSGGVGSETGSMWGPVELMAIIAGPVFLLCVLLVVGVFFFHHHQRAYSHRQRLEVEDPSCDHLYLAKDKTLQDLIFDMSTSGSGSGLPLFVQRTVARTIVLQEIIGKGRFGEVWRGKWRGGDVAVKIFSSREERSWFREAEIYQTIMLRHENILGFIAADNKDNGTWTQLWLVSDYHEHGSLFDYLNRYSVTIEGMIKLALSAASGLAHLHMEILGTQGKPGIAHRDLKSKNILVKKNGTCAIADLGLAVRHESITDTIDIAPNQRVGTKRYMAPEVLDETINMKHFDSFKCADIYALGLVYWEIARRCNTGGIHEEYQLPYYDLVPSDPSIEDMRKVVCDQKLRPNVPNWWQSYESLRVMGKIMRECWYASGAARLTALRIKKTLSQLGVEEDVKM, encoded by the exons CTTTACGTTGCAACTGCACAACCTGCGAGAAGACGGGCTATGAGTGTGAGACGGACGGAGCCTGCATGGCCTCAACCTTCATGGTTGGTCTGAAGGAGGAGCGCGTGCGCGTCTGCATCAACCAGGTGGACCTGGTTCCTGCTGGACACCCCATCTACTGTCTCAGTGCTGAAGGCTTCTCCAACACCCACTGCTGCTATGAAGATTACTGCAACAGTATTGACCTGCAAGTTCAAG TACCAACAAATAGTGGTGGGGTAGGGTCGGAAACAGGAAGCATGTGGGGGCCGGTGGAGCTGATGGCGATCATTGCAGGACCCGTGTTCCTGCTGTGTGTGTTGCTGGTGGTTGGCGTGTTCTTTTTTCACCACCACCAGAGAGCCTACAGCCACAGACAGAGGCTGGAGGTGGAGGACCCTTCCTGTGACCACCTCTATCTGGCCAAGGACAAGACCCTCCAGGACCTTATTTTTGACATGTCCACTTCTGGATCAGGCTCTG GACTGCCTCTGTTTGTTCAGCGGACAGTAGCCAGGACCATCGTGCTCCAGGAGATCATAGGAAAGGGTCGTTTCGGGGAGGTGTGGAGAGGGAagtggagaggaggagatgtaGCAGTGAAGATTTTCTCATCCAGAGAGGAGCGCTCCTGGTTCCGAGAGGCTGAAATCTACCAGACAATCATGCTTCGGCACGAAAACATTCTAGGATTCATTGCAGCGGACAATAAAG ATAATGGCACATGGACGCAGCTGTGGCTGGTGTCGGACTATCATGAGCATGGCTCTCTTTTTGATTACCTGAACCGCTACTCTGTCACCATCGAGGGGATGATCAAACTTGCACTTTCAGCTGCAAGCGGACTGGCACACCTGCACATGGAGATCCTCGGCACTCAGG GTAAGCCAGGAATTGCACATCGAGACCTCAAGTCTAAAAATATCCTGGTTAAGAAGAATGGGACGTGTGCTATCGCCGACCTCGGACTGGCAGTCCGCCACGAGTCCATCACAGACACAATCGATATAGCACCAAACCAGCGTGTGGGCACTAAGAG GTATATGGCTCCAGAAGTCCTGGATGAAACCATCAACATGAAACATTTTGACTCCTTTAAGTGTGCAGACATTTACGCGCTGGGCCTGGTGTACTGGGAGATTGCACGCCGCTGCAACACGGGAG GTATTCACGAGGAGTACCAGCTGCCCTACTATGACCTCGTGCCCTCTGACCCCTCCATAGAAGACATGAGGAAGGTGGTTTGTGACCAGAAACTGAGGCCCAACGTGCCGAACTGGTGGCAGAGCTATGAG TCGCTGCGTGTGATGGGGAAGATCATGAGGGAGTGTTGGTACGCCAGCGGAGCGGCCAGACTGACGGCTCTGCGCATCAAGAAGACTCTGTCCCAGCTCGGCGTGGAGGAGGATGTGAAGATGTGA